One stretch of Thermanaerosceptrum fracticalcis DNA includes these proteins:
- a CDS encoding DEAD/DEAH box helicase, protein MIVLHLAMYDGSWFLWGEILHNDESNSAKRGRPKTKITKPEILPGDIGPVPLKEALLSVGIETGSKKSRNLTAWLPSSASGPIGSRHINTGNFAIKEEPVLRPWRVTVLPLSPKEVIYFLSACIGKEFLDLGVMLGSDVIFWTKVIQFAAVLTVRERFLPGVREEKGIYYAHWEPFLADDELKSLKQLAQAMPAVCQALHEDSEAPPVAGSFALLSQATSLMVDAIVREGANQKYPEASKGGGKAPDFDSIHDQWLYALQSPTGEMKDSPEVLARFITTVAEWKKKAFFLATAPFRFCFRLEEPKEDKDEWVVSYLLQSVDDPSFLIPVKEAWQADKKMTKLFKGKKISLHEFILTALGQGAAICPRIEESLKTALPTGYTLDTAGAYEFLRERAPVLQQAGFTVILPAWWSRKGERSRLRAYARVETPKYPGGGHLSLDSIVSFSWEVALGEETLSHKELENLVKMKVPLVKMRGQWVEVNAQEIQTLLNQWHKKEGSVRTRDIVRMALGAGDTLGNIPFEGVRASGWIADLLEQLQGAAPWAELPAPQGLQGHLRPYQSKGYSWLGFMTRLGLGTCLADDMGLGKSIQTLALIQHVREQGEKRPVLIICPTSVLGNWQKEVQRFTPDLSFMVHHGNEREKEKSSFIQEVRERSIVISSYSLLHRDFELFREITWAGVVLDEAQNIKNSQTKQAQAVRSLQSDWKVALTGTPVENNVGDLWSLMEFINPGFLGNQAKFKRDFYIPIQVNRNEAVAEKLKRITGPFILRRLKSDKAIINDLPEKMEIKTYCTLTKEQASLYAAVVREVELALAESEGMERKGLILATLAKLKQVCNHPAQFLKDRSSIAGRSGKLARLTEMCEEILAVGDRALIFTQFAEMGEILRKYLTETFGPRVLFLHGGVPKKERDRMVDLFQREEGPPLFILSLKAGGTGLNLTKANHVIHFDRWWNPAVENQATDRAFRIGQTKNVQVYKFICAGTLEERIDEMIERKKEVAGQVVKTGEEWLTELSTAELKEIMALGREAIGE, encoded by the coding sequence GTTCCTTTAAAAGAGGCTCTTCTTTCTGTTGGAATAGAGACAGGTTCAAAAAAGAGCAGGAATCTCACAGCCTGGCTGCCTTCCAGTGCCAGTGGCCCCATAGGCTCAAGGCATATAAATACAGGGAACTTTGCAATTAAAGAAGAACCAGTGCTGCGTCCCTGGAGGGTAACGGTATTGCCCCTGTCACCAAAAGAGGTAATATACTTTTTATCTGCCTGTATTGGAAAAGAGTTTCTTGATTTAGGTGTGATGTTGGGTTCTGATGTAATTTTTTGGACCAAGGTCATACAGTTTGCCGCAGTCCTTACCGTACGGGAGAGGTTTTTACCCGGCGTGAGGGAAGAAAAAGGTATATATTATGCCCATTGGGAGCCATTCCTGGCGGATGACGAGTTAAAGAGCTTAAAGCAATTGGCCCAGGCCATGCCGGCCGTTTGTCAGGCCTTGCATGAAGATAGTGAAGCGCCACCGGTCGCCGGATCTTTTGCTTTGTTATCCCAGGCCACGTCTCTTATGGTGGATGCTATTGTGAGGGAAGGGGCTAATCAAAAATATCCTGAAGCAAGCAAGGGAGGGGGTAAGGCCCCGGACTTTGACAGTATTCATGATCAATGGCTCTATGCCCTGCAGTCGCCCACCGGGGAAATGAAAGACAGTCCGGAGGTTTTAGCCCGGTTCATTACTACTGTGGCTGAATGGAAGAAAAAGGCCTTTTTCTTAGCCACTGCCCCTTTCCGGTTTTGCTTTCGTTTAGAAGAACCCAAGGAGGACAAAGACGAATGGGTTGTTTCATATTTACTGCAGTCCGTGGATGACCCCAGTTTTTTAATTCCCGTGAAAGAAGCCTGGCAGGCGGATAAAAAAATGACCAAATTGTTTAAAGGCAAAAAGATTTCTCTTCACGAGTTTATTTTGACTGCTCTGGGACAGGGGGCGGCAATTTGCCCCCGTATTGAGGAAAGCTTGAAGACTGCCCTGCCCACGGGATATACCCTTGATACTGCAGGAGCTTATGAATTTCTAAGAGAAAGGGCTCCTGTTTTGCAGCAGGCCGGTTTTACCGTAATCTTGCCGGCCTGGTGGTCCCGTAAAGGTGAGCGTAGCCGACTGAGGGCTTACGCACGGGTTGAAACGCCCAAATATCCGGGCGGTGGCCATCTTTCATTGGATAGTATTGTTTCGTTTTCCTGGGAAGTAGCCCTGGGTGAGGAAACCCTTTCCCACAAAGAATTGGAGAATCTGGTAAAAATGAAAGTCCCCTTGGTTAAGATGCGGGGCCAATGGGTAGAAGTAAATGCTCAGGAGATACAGACACTCCTTAACCAGTGGCATAAAAAGGAGGGTTCAGTAAGAACTCGCGATATCGTTCGAATGGCGCTGGGAGCAGGGGATACTTTAGGAAATATTCCTTTTGAAGGGGTTAGGGCCAGCGGATGGATAGCTGATTTACTTGAGCAACTTCAGGGGGCAGCACCCTGGGCAGAGCTGCCGGCTCCCCAGGGCCTTCAAGGTCACTTGCGTCCTTACCAGAGTAAAGGTTATTCCTGGCTGGGTTTTATGACAAGGCTGGGCCTGGGCACCTGTCTGGCTGATGATATGGGTTTGGGAAAAAGCATTCAGACCCTGGCCCTCATTCAACACGTACGGGAACAAGGAGAAAAACGCCCGGTGCTGATTATTTGCCCTACATCAGTTTTGGGAAACTGGCAAAAAGAAGTCCAACGTTTTACCCCTGATTTGTCTTTTATGGTTCATCACGGGAACGAACGGGAAAAGGAGAAATCGTCTTTTATACAAGAAGTCAGGGAACGGTCCATAGTTATCTCCAGTTATTCGTTATTACACAGAGATTTCGAACTGTTTAGAGAGATAACCTGGGCAGGGGTTGTCCTGGATGAAGCTCAGAATATCAAAAATTCCCAAACCAAGCAAGCCCAGGCGGTTCGGTCTCTGCAATCCGATTGGAAGGTGGCCCTGACAGGGACCCCGGTGGAAAATAACGTGGGCGACCTCTGGTCCCTTATGGAATTTATAAATCCCGGTTTTTTAGGAAATCAGGCCAAGTTTAAGCGGGATTTTTACATTCCCATTCAAGTTAACCGGAATGAAGCTGTGGCTGAGAAATTAAAACGTATTACCGGCCCCTTCATTTTGCGGCGGTTGAAGAGTGACAAGGCGATTATTAATGACCTCCCGGAAAAAATGGAAATCAAGACCTATTGTACCTTGACCAAAGAACAAGCTTCCCTTTATGCAGCCGTGGTCAGAGAAGTGGAACTCGCTTTGGCAGAAAGTGAAGGGATGGAGCGTAAGGGGCTTATTTTAGCGACCCTGGCTAAATTGAAGCAAGTATGTAATCATCCGGCTCAGTTTTTGAAGGATCGTTCCTCTATTGCCGGTCGCTCGGGAAAACTTGCTCGTTTAACAGAAATGTGTGAAGAGATTCTTGCTGTGGGCGATAGGGCCTTAATCTTTACGCAGTTTGCTGAAATGGGTGAAATCCTCAGAAAATATCTTACGGAAACCTTTGGCCCCAGGGTGCTTTTCCTTCACGGCGGTGTGCCGAAGAAGGAGAGGGACCGGATGGTAGATCTTTTTCAAAGGGAAGAAGGCCCACCCTTGTTTATTCTTTCTTTGAAGGCGGGGGGGACTGGACTTAACTTAACCAAAGCCAATCATGTCATCCATTTTGACCGCTGGTGGAACCCGGCTGTGGAAAACCAGGCCACCGACCGGGCTTTTCGCATCGGGCAGACAAAAAATGTCCAGGTCTATAAGTTTATCTGTGCTGGGACATTGGAAGAGAGAATTGATGAAATGATTGAACGGAAAAAAGAAGTAGCAGGTCAGGTGGTTAAAACCGGCGAGGAATGGCTGACGGAACTTAGCACAGCCGAGCTTAAAGAAATCATGGCCCTTGGCCGTGAAGCGATAGGAGAATAA